atgggacaagtatcagttcTGGAAAGttaaacctacacgtggacgttggaagGGGAGTGaaagctaatataaaaggaaaagtaagtagtccagaagggggttgggaaaaaaggccaagaaccagagcctctcAGACCGTATCGAGGAggaagactcctcgagcgaacatggTTTAAATTTGTATGAACACTATGACCAACTACCGTccggtgactaaggcctagcctttcaaacccacgctctacaaattatattgtttggacatttttacgtgcgaacccaatatcattttatggtcgttacaaattgagtccttacaatagtaattttgcatctaatataagataattaattttcgccttaggcccccaaatgcatTAAGCCGCCCCTGTTTGCTGAAGGTGGTTACTCAGCAAGTTCATCAGATGCCTATGATGATGAGCTTTATCCCCTCACCCCTACACTAGCTTCAATCTTCGATGGGACTTTGAATCTGCACTTCATGGTCTTCAATCAACAAGTTGGACTTCAAAAATTATGGAGATCATGCGCCATTAGGAAGTAGTTagtgtggggcccgaaatctgaggtcccagcccactttgtattaagggCCTAAAGCCCAGGCCGAAGAGCCCTACTGCCAAGGacgcgcaatgaaagctcctttaaggcccaaggatgtggccgaggacgacttcacgtccaacatctcacaaaaacgcctgaagaaaaggacagattcagtacaagagcagcacaagggagaaagctgccaacaccttaatgtggagcccagcgcctgacaagcccatactcataccatgctatccagctttttcccaaccactctgacgtatggattgaCAAGACGAGTAACTACCCCAAACgaggagaaacggacacgtaggtgaagaacgggaagtgaatactagtataaaagggaaagagagctgAGACAAAGAAGGGGAGGCCCCcggaaaaaggagcaaaagaaagaaaaggaggaaggATGGTGAGAATgtaatgctcctcggactaattccgaggagccaAACCTCTCAAACCATATTGATGTAAGGCTCAGTCATAGTGTCCAAACTTGCCTTTGTATTAACTCTCGTGAAACCAGGATCGGACCGCTGCCCAGCGCTCAAGGGTAGGCCTTTCcaaactcactctctacaaatcatattgtttgggttCTTTACATGCGAGCCCAACGTTACCCTTGGGTCGTTTAAAATCGTGTCCCCACAGTTAGATCTTTAGATCATATGGTCCAGCACCATCTATCATCAAATACATTTATCTATAAGCCAAGAGATTCATTGTTGATCTGGAATgcagagggtttttttttttttttttttttaatctatcgTATATGGATGCTATGCCTTCATTATCTTATTATGAACAGAtgaattttaatcaaatatatCAACAAATAGAGTGAAAGACGAACAATAGTAGATCAGTAGTgctatatttattttgattttttttttctatttataagcTATgcgaaaaattataacattatcttcctattatcaaaatattaatcacTGCATTAACAAaattgccaaattttttttgataattacgGAATACTAGCCTTTGAGCATGTGCTCACGCACGTGCTtagagactcttctatttttttggtaaaggttaataatttgcatctgtAGGATTAAAggcccaaattatatattgggcaTTGAGCCTTGTCCAAGAGCTGTCCAAGAGCGTGGGTGGTCTGAGGAAGAACGAATGGAAATAAACGATTCAGGCTCAGTATTTAATGAGTAAGATACAAATGAGAAAGTTGTCCGAAGAGGAATATCTCGGATACTATAAATACAactcaaatatgtattccaatTATCAGAGTGACCTTCCATGAAACTCTAGTGATAGGGACGTacatcatgaacatacgagaatgAGGGgaacctaaaaatatctaagggaaagctgctaccaccgcattgaatgcactgTAGCTACTTTCcaggccgcatttatgtggaggaGACCTCTGAACAATGTtgtcttggctaccacaactcacaaaaagccaaagagggtgtctgatgggacaaatacTCAAATAAGAGCTCAGATGACTAACAAGTATAGGATCAAGATAGTCCaaagagagctatataatgtaagagaccctctaTGAGAAAAGgatagaaaaaatagaaagagaacaCTGTAGCTATCAAAATTATACTTGTATTCAGTTTAGCTGATTTATATAAAGACTTACCTCCTCGGACAGTGAATTGATTCAGATTAGtgcttcttgttcttgtttaatcatcatttaaatccatactagccgttgtccaaTTCATTACGGCCTAGTTCTttaactcactctctacaaatttattgtactgggctcacTGGGCAAAGATCCCATATATCTTGGGCTTGGACTGCAAAACGCGTTTTTACaacatcaattataatttgggattactacattttccaatcacaaaaatacctagGGGTGTGATAAGTGTTAGGAGTTttgaatgaaataatttttttcataacacccctatttatttttgtgattggaaaatgtaacaatctcaaattataataaatgcaaataattaatttttaccaaaaaaatagaagagcctctgaacACAAGGGTGAGtgtgtgctcagaggctagttttCATTAATATTACATATTTAGAACTACTAATACAATCAGATGTGCCATGAGGTTAACTTCAAGAAATGgacaaatataataatttttattttgtagccaaaaaaaaaaaaaaaaaatcttgtatttttatttcgagaatttaatttgtaagtgaataaagtaatttgaaaatcaacctGAGAGTGGCTATATTTTTAGGCAGTGTTTTTGTAagagttagagttgtatttttatcaaattatcatttaattttgtctctacttaaacataacggtgtaggggtatttttgaacaaaaaaaatgagaatccCAAGCAATGGAAAgctcttaaatagtagtatagactAAAAATTTCTGGTGgtgcaatttttaatttttttttattccataaatgaaattatatatatttaatttataaataatattatgttttttaaaaaattatgtgtttattatacattaaaacatattttatgaaTACATATTCATGAAAATATCATAAAGCACCAATTGATACACAAATCACCTAAAAACAACTAGAATCATGATTTGAAATCGcgatcttaatttttttttttaattcaataattagtgGAGATTTGAAACTGAATGTTACAGTGAAAATAAGCATTTgggttaaccaaaaaaaaaaaaaaaaaatgagagatggctagatgaaattatttttacaaattgaaatgttattaattttgaaagatCAAAAAGTTCCGTACTTTTTCTATCATTAAAATCTGAATCTCTATCCGTTGTCCATGTTTTGATCGTTAAAATATATTCTTTGATAGCAACGGTGCCAATGATGAACAtgacaattattaaaaaaaataaccttaataggtgtgaaattttttttttttttttttttttctgcagaaattcattttcaaaaaaccaGAAGCTGGTTTTGACCTAGCTAGGTCTCCCTTTAAGCATGATTAATAGCCGAGAgcttattcaatttttttaattttcaataatgACTCCCTTGAGATGTTCCAAAAGGCAATGTAGATTTGTGCTAGTCACTGCTAGTGCATGCCCATTCTCCATAGCAGTTTTTAGATTTGAAGGGGTTGggtatatgaaaagaaaaatataaaaaattgagaaattaatatAACATCATCGAATCCAAATCTATATTAATTTAAACCTTTGCGACGTGATTCTAATAGGTCAGTGGCAGCCCATACAAGAATGATGAAGGGGGAAAAATCATGATGGAACTAGTAAAACTTATTTGttgcccaaaaagaaaaaggtctTATTCTAAAtctataagattttttttttctataatttgatTGTTATGCGTGTGaaaatttgaatcttgaatgTCTCTATTAGAAATATTGGAATGTATTaaccaattgagttataagGTTTAGGGAAAATTCATAAGATTAAACTTTAAGATTAGTCAttgattgtatttattttcattgGACCTCCACAGGTTTAGAGCAAGTAGATTAGTGCTGACTCAGTTGTGACTTGTAACTCCACCCATAATGACTATGAAGTGGATGAATTGACAACTTTGAGACTTAACCAAAGTTTATGTTATCGTAATCAGAGTGATATGGGATGGTGACTTTTTGGGGTGAAATCATTCGCCTCCCCCCAGAAGGCACTCTTTTGTGGCCCACTTGACTTGTGTCGGCCAAGAATTGCTTTGAAACGCACTAGAACTCTACACATTTTCAAAGAGTTCTTAAAAGACCTTTTTTATGAAGTTTTAGGGCACACGGTAACAAATGCCTTTTATGAATAGTTTACACTTTACATAGACGAGTACTCCACGGCATAGTTTGGTACCTAAGAACACTCAACACTCACATTAatggtgtataataaaaaaaaaaaatttaaaaataataaatttaatgaaatgTTGTGTAACAGATAATTTGATAtaatgtgttttgaaaagtctgtatgtaaaatagaaaaaataggttcttatgttaaaatagacaGAAATTTTTGTATAAGTTAATACCAATGCTTAACATAGATTATTTGACTACCTTCTTTCAATATCCAAAACCTAATAAATCATAATTCTctagaagaacaaaaaaaaaaaacaacaatgataataataacaaagccttagtcctaAAAGGCTAAAACTATGGGGTCCTATTTTTCTATGTGATTCTATCCtatccaaaattaaaagaaatacaaGAATGAAATGGTAACTAAGAGCATTGGATACAATTGGCAAAATTCCTTGGAACATGTTTTGTTCTAAAAATGTTTTGTATTTACTTCAACAATATGCACTTTCAGCTTTCCATAGAAAAGCACTTTGAATGACAGGAGCTCAAAGTATGTAATATGTATCAAATGGAACTATCCTGATGAGTTTGTAAAGAGAATCTCTATTTCAGCAAGTTCAAATATCTCCTTCAGTCTATTGGTAAACTTCTCGGTTATGTTCCGGGTGATCCTCTCCTGAAACTTGGTGCTTTTAAGCCAGGTAATACCCATGTAAACATCACACTTACACGCGCAATGAGCAAGGGGAGATTTCTCAATTTGGTACCTGAAGTGAACCTGCATGTAAAAGGCACCACAAGAAGAGAACTATTTCATTCTTTGTTACTTTGTTAGGTTCATTAAGTACACAAGAAGTTGACGGAAAACAAAATGGAGCAATAAATGGCAGATTGTAAGATTAAAAGTTTCCAAGTTTTTGTCACATACACGGAAGTGATCGCCAAATGGGACACCATGTAGAGCCATAACTTCATTGACAATCCACCCTTCATTTTTAGCAATTGGAAACTTTTGTTGTGTGCATGTGACATCCCCTCCAAAAGTTGAGACATGGCGATTGAACTTGTAAGACAGATGTCGTTCATAAACATCAGGCTTCACAGGATCCCATGTGGTAGTTGTATAATTAAGACAACCAGATTTTCCCATAATTTTATGCTCCAACTTTCCTCCATCAAACATTTCCATCAATGATTTTATCTGCACCACTACCCGACAAACTTTCAGCACCAAAAAACGAGTTCATCAAAGAGAAAAGGGGAGGgcccggggggggggggtgggtgaATAAGGCAAGGGAGTGTTAGCACCAACTGCCAAACTTAGCAGCTTCTAAAGAAATAGTGTGTGTGTTATTAATGGACATGAATctaaagttttaatatttgggTTCAAAACAAGAATAGATGTTAGAGAAAGACCATCTTGAATGCTTAATGAAGATATGGACAAGCGAATGGGAGAATAGACCACTCACATCGACAGGAAGTTCTGCATTGTAAAACTTGGATATATTTGCATCTTCAGCTTCCATACTTGATCCTGCATCAATTCTGGATGCATCTTCAGCATCCAGAATGGACCCTGCATCTTCAAGCGTGACGGACCTCTCATCTTGATCCTCCTGCACTTTCGCAATTTGTTCTTTCTGCTCAGGGGACAATGTTCTTGTTCTCCACAATGCCATAATTGTTCTATGAGTACAACATGGTGAATCATTAAATTTCACATTTATAGAAGTGTGcaaattagataatttttttttttttaagttcaattaTGAGAATGCTTTTGTGAAGCATTTCATTACACTACTACCTGCTAGCAACATTGAATGACACAAATGAttggaaataaaatttgagtctgccttcttcatcttgAGATTTTGCACCATGCCTTGCATCAAGACCTCGACCCTTCCGTAGAACTAAGACCAAAGTAGGGCTACCCACAGATGCCAGGGTCGGAGGAAGCACTTGGATTGCTTCAATATCCtcccaaagaaagaaaaaactggTTTTATGTCCAAATAAATTGGCATAAAACCCCACAATTCTTGCTGATAGAAAGAGCTTTCCCTGCACCAAAAGTCATCCCCAACTTCAAGTTACAGAGACAGAAATAAGCTGGTAAACTAAAAAGCAAATACTATCTGGTAGAGTTGGCCACTAGAACTATTTTATACTCTTAACTAAACAAACGGGAGGGACTTTCGCCAAGCATAAAATCATCTCACTGTGTTCTTCTTGCATTTTAAATAATACCATTCTggttttgatttatttcaatGAGGTCctttgttagtttaatactcAGTTAGTCTTTGATTTCTATTTTCGTACAGCATTGAGGGATTTCGTATTACATGGCCAAGATATGCTTAATATTCTATGAATACGAGTTCAATGCATGGAACTTGTATACACCTTATGGATAGAAGTTACCATATCATTGTCAATGCCATCTTCATCACTGTATAGTATTTGATTAAGCTCTGCAACTGTCTACTTAATAAGACCACTAGACCAACTTTAACAAGCTCACTTTTTGGTGCACTCTGAGTTTAGTTTAAGACCATTCCTTAAACAGACACGTACTCCCATGGTGAATATATCTAGTACCTGTAGATGCATTTTTCTCTTCAGGGAGCATGCATAGTCACTGATGAGAAACTCTTCTGGTGGCAAGCCGAACAGTTTCTGGAATGTTGAATTCTTGTGAGGTGATCGTAGATTCAACTGTCAAGCAACCAACAAGCCATTAGATTGACAATTCtaacagaaaaattaaaaggcTGGCAGGTTCAACAGCAAAATGCTAAATAACTAGCACCACCATGACAGAAAAATTGCTATGCATGAGTAGAGGTTGGATAAAACTGGACTAGATCTCATCATATGCATTCACACATAAATTACAAAAGATAATCAAATAAGAAGGTATATTAAGTGCCTACCTTCTTCCCAACTTCCTTTTCCATCTTGGTCAAATACTCCCTAATTGTTTCAACTCCATTGTTATTGTCCAAAAAAATTCTCAAGTGCAATTTTGACTGAGAAGACTGAGCAAACTTTCCTTCAAGGGGCACCCACATGTCCGCGAGTTCAGTAGATGTGTGTTTTACAAAATTGATCTCAGCATGCCCAAGTGAGGGGGTTTGGTCAAAGGgacaatcaaaatcaaaaacttcCACATCTAAAACTGATGGCGGTTCTTCCATAGCATCAAACTCAAGTATCTCTGCATGATTTTATAAAGATCAGTCATGCAGTAAAATTTGGAGGAACACATGTCAAtggaaaaataattcaaaaacaatagaaaaaatcCAGCATTTAATGGCCTCACCATTCCATTGAGACTCGCGAGGTTGGAGCTGGACAGAGCTTGTTCTTGTTTTACCATTGCAGGTGAAAACCACATAGGGATTGCAAAACTCTGTTGATTCCAAGGATGCTAAGTTGATCCCTTCAATTAAAGCTATGGTAAGAACCCAACCATCACCTTGGGATTTAACTCCATGATCACTTCCTGTATAAATCGAAGTGAAAAATAAGTGAATCCCAGGTCAAAGTTGGAAAAGTGGCACCGAGTGTGAAAGTGCTTTAGATTCCAGTTGGTTAATAAGATATGAGCTAGGTAGCATAATTTGTTACCTCTCTGAAACCTAGCTTGTATGAAGCGTGAGATCATGTTATAAACTCGCTCCAACTGAATGAATAAGAATCCACAAGTAATAAGCTCCTCAATGTTGTCTGGCAAATCAATTCCGTTAAATTCCAAGCCTTGCATTTTCCTGGGCTCGGAAAGTAGAATATGCACTAGAACATACAAAACCATAACAATGGTTGCAACAACAGTGAAATTCCAGAAGTATTCAGTTGTCAAATTCCAGTCTGATTGATGTTCTGTTTGCAAAGTTGCCAGCACATCATCCTTGTTGGATAAGTTCATGGAATCCAACGTTTTAAAGTTCTGAGCAAGCAAGTTTGCAAACTGCTCAAAGCTCTCTTTCAGTCCCTGCCGAACTCCTCCTTCAATCATACCTCTCATCATTGTGTTTTGGAGAAAGTTGATGCCCCAAGACAAAACAAGATGGGAGGATTCTTCTCCTGAGGATAAAGCTGGTCCAGACATTATCTTGTAAAGCAATTCCACCTTGAATGTATTCCCATATGGAACTTCAGGTGTACTTACACTTACTAATACAGCAAATTCCCCTCCACCTGCTCTTATATAGGTTTGCTCCTCTGTAGCCTTAACAGCCTTGACTAACTTTGATGCAGCTTTTATGTAGGAAACATTTCGTGTCAGACATGATGTTTCTCCTGATTTCCAAATCCAACACCCCTCTTGCACATCTATTGTTCCCTGCAGTTCAGCTAATTCTTTTCTAAACTGTGAATCGGGAACAAAAAGAAATGCATTAAGATCATAGGGTGGTACTGCATATATCTGATCTAGAAGAATGCCGCCCTGCAGGTTTTCAGGCATTTCTTGTCCATTGTTTCTTGACTGCATTGTATCAATTCCCTCTTCAAAACTAAAAGTAGAGGGATGTTCTTCCATGCAATCCTCATAATCAGATAATGTACTGGACGTCTCCATAGAATCACCGTTTCTTGGGGCTTCTTCATTCTTATTGAATAGCCTCTCTAGACGACTAGCAACTGCcttcatcaaaattttcccttCTGCCATCTTTCGTCTTGGAGCTTTTGAGCCAACTATGTCCTGACTTGATATATGAGGACCTTCCAATTCTTTAGGCTCCTCGATTTTGACATTTGAATGCACATAATGGGGTTGCTTGGTCAAAGAATCATGGCCTTTTCCATGAAGAGAAATGGTTAGAAGAATTTTCCCTGCATGCAAGGGGCAAAATTATGACAAACCTAAAACAAACGTTCCCCAAGATGCCTAGAAAGCAAAATCCAAACGTTGATTGAATTGACAACAGAGCCGGTCATGACAACGACCACTCCATCAATCTAGCCTTCAAATGTTATGCCATTAACATACTGTCCCTCGAGTTAATTACAAATAAGTAATAACCAATATGCAAACTACAAATTTAAGGGCAAACAACAGGATCCAAGCTTAGACAAAAGCCATAGTGCATTTTGTTACCTAAGATAATAAATTCACATTAGGAAAGAGGGTCACCTTTTTCCTATACCATAAGACAACAAAATTGGATCTCTTAAATCATGAGTAGAAAAGAAGAACGGAATTTCCAAGCGTCCTTCTCATACATGAAATATGCATAATTTGCTTCTCACTAATTGTATTTATctacttattttttttcaaatgttatCATTCTATCAATGGACGCCCTTAATTGTTGataaactattttaggaaagttttgacactatttttattggaaatataaaaaattatcaacacaattaattgtttaatcattttccaataaaatgtttctaaaaatagttcctaaaccaaTGCATTTGGcatttgttaacatttcccattGACTTATTGCACAATATTGAAACCAATTGCTTAAaacataataaaagaaatagtaCTGAGAGAGGTACTAACCATAATCTTCATTAATAAATTTCCCAGCCTTAGGCCTTTCAAGCGGAAACCATGTAGGCAGCAAGGTATGATTTTCCTCAGCAGCAATGGACCAGACAGgaattcgaacccgacccaccAAATCCCTTGAGCCATGGAGCACTCTAGGCTCATCATCATGGTGAAACAAAGACACAACAAGCTCTTCATCCATGTCATGGACTCTGAACACAAACTCTTCATTCCAAACTGGCATCATGGTGTTCCTCAAAATCCTAGTCTTGGACTTGTGCTTCTCAACCTGAAGCTTCACGTACGAGTCCTTCACACTCAAGTCCTTGGCCTCCAACACGTACACATATAGCCTCatgtctatttaaaaaaaaaaaaaaacttacaccTCTAATactatttgaaaaaaagaaaactgggTTTGAAGGGTCTTAAAGTTAGAGACTTggggtggttgttgttgttgttgttgttgatgtatTTGCACTtgtttgaagagagagagagaattgtttGTGAAGCCATGAGGAGACGTGGATGAAGAAGTAAGAGGACACGAGGGAGGTAAGTAAGCTAGAAAGCACGGACGCGGCTGGGAGGGTGGCGCACCCGAGTCCGACGCGGCGCGACGCGGGACGCGGCGTCCGACGCGGTTGACCGCGAGTCCGGCCgcgtctgagtttttttttttttttttctcggatTCGAGCCGAATCGGCTGGATTCGCGCCGACGCGGCTCGATTCGCGCCGAATCGGCTTCGATTCGCGCCGAATCGGGCCGATTTCGGCCAGAATCGGGCCGTATCGGCAATATCGGGTCGTATCGGCCGGCGACCGATACGGCCGATACGGCCGAAATCGGCCGAAATAGGCCGAAACAGGCCGAAATCGGCCTTAAAACTCGCCGGAGAAGCCGAAATTCTGACCTCAGATGTGTttttttgccttcttctttctttgttttatgaatcaagtatattaatgtgttttttaagaatattttaatagtaaaaatatatagaaaatataaataaaaatatttttaataattttttaatcgccgagtcccgccgcacccgcaccctactttttcaaaaattgccgagtcccgcacccgcacccgcacccgcacccgagtcccgaaacgcacccgtgcttcatagtaAGTAAGTACGAAAATATGGAAACCTGTatctaaagagagagagagagagagagagagaagtagtGTTGGTTTGGTTTAAATTTTCGGTAAAGGTTAAATGGGGCTTTGATTTGTTGATATTGCTACTTTTAAACAGTTATCCACTTTGTGTTCTTTGTTTGTATTAGTTTTATAGTGACGCTTTTTCATTCCCAAAGCTGCGTTTGAGAAGTTTTTGGAATCAGAAAAAGAGTGAGGGGAGATGGGGACACAGGAGTACACGCTCCACATGGGACCAGATTTGATTTGAAGAGGAATCGAAACTGCTTTTATCACACGCTCTGATTTCCTTCGTTTATCTAGCTTTCAAAGCCTAATTAACATCTAActttttcagtaaaaaaaaaaaaagcctaattAACTGAACTAAGCAAGTTCTATTTAAAAACTCATTATTGGGGCGTGTAAAGTGTAGATCCTGTTTCTTATAATGGGCTGCACATGATTGGTCTGAAAAGTAGCATCAGGGACACCTAGAAGGTGATTTTGATGGATTCGAAGAATAATTACCACATTATACCttcatgaaaattttaaagGGTCTCATAGATAAGGAGTGAAATAGTCTGACAAAAGATTAAGATGTAACTTCCTTCTTTATAGAATTCGGAATtgaactagatttttttttaaaaaaaataaaaatttataattcgTTAAAAAATGAGAATTTAAACCATAGTTACTCTAATACAAGAGAATACATTATGTAATTAAATTACAAGATTTTGATGAGTTGGATTAGTTTGAGCATCATTATGACTTATGAGAAGCTTTTAAAGAGTGAAGACCTATGGGAAGTAGCAAGCATTAGGAGAGATGAACTATGTCGCAaaaatctatttctttttaataacaTATTAGCAAGAAATTGGACTATATTGAAGCACTCATAAAAGCCTTATTCattcaaattatttgaaaacaaTCTCAATCCAAATAGTTGAGTAAAAAATGGAAGTTGTAAAATAAGACACATTATATGTGGCAAAGTTTGggaaaaatgggcttttgcccttatttttaaaatatctagtACAATGTCtcttttttgatattattaaaCACGGTGtctctgttttgaaactcaatttaaaaaaaaaaaaaaattttgagttacaGGTGGAACTCGAGAGTAGTAATGttgagttttatatatattttgacacttaattttttttttttttgaaaattttagtgaaACTTAACATTGCTAATGTTAAgtttcacttaaaaatatacatataactcgattttgaggaTATTGAGTTTTATacagaactcgagtttcaaaatcaGGGGTATTCTgcttaatagtttcaaaacatagACATTGTGctagatatttaaaaaaatgctaaaatgcaaaactcatcccctaaatttcacattttttcactTCAACCCTTTAAGTTTGGGTTTTGTCATATACCTCTTGTGTGTGGGACCTTGTCCGTATACCTTTTGGACTCATGAATTTTTCACAATCTAATAGAGGGACCTTTTCAAATGTCTGTTTGTATCCataaatgtttatatatatatataccttctTAGCAATGTCTAGTGGACCTTATGAATTATGTTTATGATAGGAATACATAAAGTGTTTCGTGGAGGCCTTTTGTTCATTTACCTTGTGAACCTTATGATAGACATGCAAAAGTAGTGTTTCATAAAGGGACCTTTTGGACCTTTTCAAGTGTTTGATGGGAGTCAtggaacaaagtttctctccaaattagttcGGAAAGATACTCTTCAAACTTTTcatatatctattttttggggttgaattttaaaaatcta
The Quercus lobata isolate SW786 chromosome 10, ValleyOak3.0 Primary Assembly, whole genome shotgun sequence DNA segment above includes these coding regions:
- the LOC115965969 gene encoding C2 and GRAM domain-containing protein At5g50170 isoform X2: MRLYVYVLEAKDLSVKDSYVKLQVEKHKSKTRILRNTMMPVWNEEFVFRVHDMDEELVVSLFHHDDEPRVLHGSRDLVGRVRIPVWSIAAEENHTLLPTWFPLERPKAGKFINEDYGKILLTISLHGKGHDSLTKQPHYVHSNVKIEEPKELEGPHISSQDIVGSKAPRRKMAEGKILMKAVASRLERLFNKNEEAPRNGDSMETSSTLSDYEDCMEEHPSTFSFEEGIDTMQSRNNGQEMPENLQGGILLDQIYAVPPYDLNAFLFVPDSQFRKELAELQGTIDVQEGCWIWKSGETSCLTRNVSYIKAASKLVKAVKATEEQTYIRAGGGEFAVLVSVSTPEVPYGNTFKVELLYKIMSGPALSSGEESSHLVLSWGINFLQNTMMRGMIEGGVRQGLKESFEQFANLLAQNFKTLDSMNLSNKDDVLATLQTEHQSDWNLTTEYFWNFTVVATIVMVLYVLVHILLSEPRKMQGLEFNGIDLPDNIEELITCGFLFIQLERVYNMISRFIQARFQRGSDHGVKSQGDGWVLTIALIEGINLASLESTEFCNPYVVFTCNGKTRTSSVQLQPRESQWNEILEFDAMEEPPSVLDVEVFDFDCPFDQTPSLGHAEINFVKHTSTELADMWVPLEGKFAQSSQSKLHLRIFLDNNNGVETIREYLTKMEKEVGKKLNLRSPHKNSTFQKLFGLPPEEFLISDYACSLKRKMHLQGKLFLSARIVGFYANLFGHKTSFFFLWEDIEAIQVLPPTLASVGSPTLVLVLRKGRGLDARHGAKSQDEEGRLKFYFQSFVSFNVASRTIMALWRTRTLSPEQKEQIAKVQEDQDERSVTLEDAGSILDAEDASRIDAGSSMEAEDANISKFYNAELPVDFVG